One part of the Rutidosis leptorrhynchoides isolate AG116_Rl617_1_P2 chromosome 1, CSIRO_AGI_Rlap_v1, whole genome shotgun sequence genome encodes these proteins:
- the LOC139878082 gene encoding trans-resveratrol di-O-methyltransferase-like, giving the protein MGLQNDEQSKDLLDSQAHIWNHIFSFVNSMSLKCAIQLEILDIVNGHGKPMLLSELTEALSINQERSQFLYRLMRILVHSGFFVIQSLSSRLDGDEREGYSLAPASRILLKDEPLSIRPFLFFILDPKIMDPWQNMTKWFQNDDLNPFYTTHGSNGWEFVFQDQSFSHVFNEAMASDSRLVTNVVLKDSGSVFQGLKSIVDVGCGTGTVIQSIAKSFPDISCTGYDLPHVVNGLVGSNNLSYVGGDMFETIPKADVAFLKWIFHDWNDEDCVKLLKQCKEAIPSKENGGKLIIVDMVVKKNDEGSHDQLYENQLFFDMLMIIITKGKERTEEEWVKLFIDAGFSDYKITSILGSRSLIEVYP; this is encoded by the exons atgggATTGCAGAATGATGAGCAGTCTAAAGATTTGCTTGATTCTCAAGCTCATATATGGAACCACATTTTCAGCTTTGTAAATTCCATGTCACTCAAATGTGCAATTCAGCTTGAAATATTGGATATCGTAAATGGCCATGGCAAACCAATGTTGCTCTCTGAGTTAACTGAAGCCCTCTCCATTAACCAAGAGAGATCCCAATTTTTATACCGATTAATGCGCATTCTTGTGCACTCTGGTTTCTTTGTAATACAAAGTTTATCATCCAGGCTTGATGGTGACGAAAGAGAAGGCTATTCGCTAGCTCCTGCTTCTAGAATCCTTTTAAAAGATGAGCCATTAAGCATTAGGCCTTTTTTGTTCTTTATATTGGATCCAAAAATAATGGATCCATGGCAAAACATGACCAAGTGGTTCCAAAACGACGATCTTAATCCTTTCTACACAACCCATGGGAGCAACGGTTGGGAATTTGTATTCCAAGACCAAAGTTTTAGCCATGTGTTTAACGAAGCAATGGCTAGTGATTCAAGGCTTGTTACAAATGTTGTTCTTAAAGACAGTGGGAGTGTATTTCAAGGGTTAAAGTCGATTGTTGACGTTGGATGTGGTACTGGGACTGTAATCCAATCGATTGCCAAATCGTTTCCTGATATTAGTTGCACTGGTTATGATCTCCCTCATGTTGTTAATGGCTTGGTAGGAAGTAATAATTTGAGTTACGTTGGTGGAGACATGTTCGAAACCATTCCGAAAGCTGATGTAGCTTTTCTAAAG TGGATATTTCACGATTGGAATGATGAAGATTGCGTTAAACTATTGAAACAATGCAAAGAGGCTATTCCGAGCAAGGAAAATGGAGGAAAACTTATCATCGTGGACATGGTGGTTAAGAAGAATGATGAAGGGAGCCATGATCAGTTATACGAGAATCAGCTTTTCTTTGATATGCTGATGATAATTATTACTAAGGGGAAAGAGAGGACTGAAGAAGAATGGGTAAAGCTCTTTATTGATGCTGGCTTTAGTGATTATAAGATAACTTCAATATTAGGTTCAAGGTCTCTCATTGAAGTATATCCATAG
- the LOC139842866 gene encoding uncharacterized protein: protein MILDLQKDLEHHDAFEMLKQLKEMFQQQARQQRFETIRALHACKMTEGTSVSSYVLKMKSYIDQLERLGSSIGPELAIDLILNSLPKSYDQFILNYNMNNLEKSISELHLMLKTAEKNIPSKTSEVLMIREGKIKKPQAKGKGTKKD, encoded by the exons ATGATTCTAGACTTGCAAAAGGACCTGGAACATCATGATGCCTTTGAGATGCTTAAGCAGCTAAAGgaaatgttccaacaacaagctaGGCAACAACGCTTTGAAACTATCAGAGCGTTACACGCATGCAAGATGACAGAGGGGACATCTGTAAGCTCTTATGTTCTAAAAATGAAGAGCTACATAGATCAACTTGAGAGGCTTGGATCTTCCATTGGTCCTGAGTTGGCAATAGACTTGATCCTCAACTCACTACCAAAGTCATATGACCAGTTCATCTTGAACTACAATATGAACAATTTGGAGAAATCTATCTCGGAGTTGCATTTAATGCTTAAGACTGCCGAGAAGAATATTCCATCCAAAACCTCTGAAGTCCTCATGATTCGGGAAGGAAAAATCAAGAAGCCACAAGCCAAAGGCAAAG GGACTAAGAAAGATTAA